In Leptotrichia sp. oral taxon 221, the DNA window GAAAACTTTATTATCGTGGTATTTCTATTGAAAAACTTGTATCTCTATTTAAAAAGGAAAAAACTTTTTGCTTTGAAAAAACAATATTTTTATTGCTTTTTGGTAAAGTTCCTTCTAATTTTGAATTAAAAATGTTTATCAGTACTTTGAAAGAATATCAGCATTTGCCAGATGAATTTATCGAAGATTTCATATTGAGAAAACCGAGTACAGATATAATGAATCAACTTCAACGTTCTGTCTTGTGTCTTTATACTTTAGACGAAAATCCAGATGATGTTAGTCTTTCAAACTTGATTGATCAATCTTTAAACTTGATTGCAAAATTTCCTAGCCTTCTTGTTTATTGTTATCAAGCGTGTAATTACAAGCATTTTAATAAGAGTTTGATTATTCATAATCCAGTGGAAGAATATAGCATTGCACAAAATGTTCTTCACATGCTTAGAAGCGACAATCAATTTACAGAATTAGAAGCTGAGGTTTTAGACTTGATTTTAGTTATCCATGCAGAACACGGAGGAGGAAACAACTCAACTTTTACTTCTCATGTTGTTTCTTCAACTAGAACTGATACATATTCGTCAATTTCTGCCTCGATTGGAGCCTTGAAAGGACCTATGCACGGTGGAGCAAATTCGATGGTTACAAAAATGGTGGAAGACATTAAGAAAAATACTAATCCATATGATGAAGTTAAATTAAAAGAATATTTGAAAAAAATATTTAATAAAGAGGTATTTGATAAAAAAGGTAGAATTTATGGTATGGGACATGCTGTCTACACAATTTCGGATCCTCGTGCTGTATTATTAAAGAAAAAGGCTTATGAATTAGCAAAAGAAAAAAATGCACTTGAAGAATTTGAGTTATTTTCAAATATTGAAAAACTTACAAAAGAAATTGGAAAAGAGACTAAAGGAAAAAATTTCGAAATTTGTGCAAATGTTGATTTATATTCAGGATTTGTATATAAACTTTTAAATATTCCACAAAATATTTTTACCCCACTTTTTGCTCTTGCTAGAATTGCTAGTTGGAATGCGCATAGAATGGAACAAATTTTAGTTGATAAGAAATTAATCAGACCAGCTTATAAGGCAATCGATGAAGATGGGAATGTTTTACTATAAATTATCTTTTTTAAAATGAAATATTTAGATTTTTTAATTTAAGCGAGTATAGAAATTTTGTGTAAATAAAATGGCGAAGTACTGAATTTACTAGTTTTATCTATTAGTTTACACAAAATTCTGGACACTCTCAAATTTCTATAAATATAAAAAATCATATAAAATATCCAAAATATAAAGTGATATCTTATATGATTTTAATTTATTTATTAATTACTTTTTTCTATTTGACTAAAACTATAAACTTTTAATTATTTTAGCTTTTCTAAATATTGAATAATTCACAATTAATCCTGATTAATTCCAAATATCCAAAACTTCACATTTGAAAGAAATTCTCTAAGATACGCTTTTGGTGCAGCAATAATTGGTGTTTTTGCTGGCAATCCGTATATTTCAAATCCTTCCTTTTCCAATCCTGTTGCACGTGCAATTTTTTTAGCTCGATACATATGATAATCATTAGTTACTATCAAAATCTTCTTTTTCTTAGAAATATCAAGCGATTTATCTTCTTTTATTTTTAACAAACTATATTTGAAATTTTGTACCGTATTTCGAGATTTATCTTCTACAATAATTCGTTTTTGATTTATTCCATTTTTTATAAGTTCCTTTTCCATTGCTTTTGCCTCGGTAATCTTCTCTCCAGGACCTTTTCCACCAGTTACTACTACTTTTGTATCTTTATTCTCAAGTAAGTACTTCACTGCCACTATTATACGATTTTTCAACGAATTTGAAGGAACCTCTCCATAAAGTTTCCCACCAAGAACAATTACATAATCCATCTTTTTTCTTTGATTCCTCTCATTATAATCATTTAGATATTCTCTAATTATCAAAAATTCTGTTAACAAAAAGAACAGTAAAAAAACTCCCAAGAAAATTTTTATTATTCTAATATTTTTTAACTTCAATTCGTAATTCCTCCAAAATCTTAATACTTTCTAAAAAATTCCTTCTGTTTCAGATAGTAAATCTGCAACTTTTCCATCTGTCACTTCAATCAGTTTCTGCGTGTCTGCTTCCATTTGAAGACCTCTTTTTCCTGCTGAAACTATTATTTTTTCAAATTTCAAAGCACTTTCATCAAAAAATGTATCATACTTTTTCTTCATACCAACTGGCGAACAACCACCACGTATATATCCTGTATTTTTCTCTAATTCTGAAAGTGGCAACAACTCAATGTTCTTTTCTCCACAAGCCTTTGCTACTTTTTTTAAATCTAAATGAGCAGCTCCTGGAATTACACACACATGAAGATTTTTCGTTTTCCCTTTCAAAACAATAGTTTTAAATATACGATCTGCTAATTCAGGCAATTTCTCAGCAACTCCTAACCCTGAACTAGTACCTTCTGACCATTCATATGTATGAATTTCATATTCAATCTTTTGTTTATCTAGTATTCTTAATGCATTGGTTTTTATTTTTTTTTCTTTCATTCTCATCTCCTTAATATTTATAACGAGTGATAACGAATCTAAAACTATTTTGTATTATCATTAAATGATTTTATCAAATCCTTAAAGAATTTTTTACCTTCTGAAATAGCTTGTTGACCAATATTACTTGATTCAATCGTATCTTTCACATCATTTACATCTTGTCCAACTTTTTTCAACCATTCCATTGTCTTAGCAACAGTTTCTTGTCTTTGACTATAAAGATTTTTACCTTCACTTAATAATTTTTTACATTGTGCATCAAAATTGGCATCTCCAGTTGGTATACATTGAGTACCATTTAAGTTATCTGACGCTTCTTTAATACTTTGAAGAGCTTTTTCTCCTTTTTGTAATGCACTTTCTGTATTTTTAGATTCAATGTCTTTTGTCATTTCCTCAATCAAACTCTCACTCTTTTTATTATTTTCTGTAATCAATCTATTGATTCTTTCTCTTTCTCTTTTTACATTTTTCGCAATCTTATCAGTTGTCAAAGTTTCATTTTGTACTGGCGTATTAGATTGGTCTGTATTTGTATCAATACTCATTATACCATCTTTAGGCTGATTGCTTGTATCTACTTCAGGTTGAGACCCTACAACAACACCCGAATTTTTTCTTGAAAATTCCTTATTCTCATTTCCATTATTAACAATAAGTCCAATACCACTAACCAATAAAAACACAATTCCAACATAAAACATTGCACTTATAAACTTATCATTTACAGTTCTTTCGTCCTTAATCTTACCAACAATTTCATTTTTTCCCAATTGAGTATTTTCTGTATACTCTTTAAATTTTTTATTTTCTTCTAATTTCTTTTTAGCCATTGGTATTCCAGATACAATCACAATAACTAAAGCAAATACTACAAATAATATTCCCATTTTCTCTCTCCTTTTTAGAGCTAAGCCCTTTTAATAATTGTTCTCCTCAAACAAGCTAATTGTAGTCATAAAACCTTTTTTATTTTTTTGATTAAACTTTATTTTAAATTATACAACCATCTTTTAACTAAAAAATACACAAAACCATATACAAATAGGAGATTCACTAGTATAACTAACTCTATGTTTCTCTTTCTCATTTATCATCAAAGTATCACCTTTCGACAAATGAATTTCTCTATCATCAAATTCAATAGTCGCATTTCCCTGTAACAATACAACAAACTCTTTTTCATCTTGAATCATCCAATCTGTAGTTTGCCCATTAGATAAAATTCTTTCTATCCTAACATTATCACCTTGAGCCAATATTTCTAAAATTTCCTCAGTTTCAGGTATTTTCTCTATTTCAAATATATTCATTTTCTTTTTCCTTATTTTAAGTATTTCTATCCATATAAAAAATTATTTATCAACAATGTCAATAAATTTATATTTTTTTTCAGATCTTTTTCTCATAGGCTCTGGATTTCCTTCCAAACTTGAAACTCTATCTGAAATTTCTTCTTGCTTTTTCAACATTTCATCTAATTTATAATGCAAATCTTCAATAACAATCTCATTTTTTAAGTTAACTTTGTAATCATTCTCTGATTTTTTTTCTTCCAATCTTTTCTTTCTATTTTGTCCAAGAATAATCAATGAACTAAACAGCATCATTACACCAGATAATCCAATATTTACCAACGATAATGTATCCTTATTTTCTTTAAAATGACTTATATTATAAACAAACCACGCTACAACAAATATTGTCAATACCAATATAAACGTTTTACTTCCTACAATATTTGCTAAAAAGTTAGACAGTTTTCCAGAAATAGTTTTCGCTTCTTCTTCTTTAATATCTTTTGACACCTTCTGATCCAACAGCCTACGAATTATAATTTCTCTAGCTTTTTCATCTCTCTCAATATTTTCTAATATACTTTTTAGTGGTTTCTCTTTTTTTAAATCTACATTTCTTCGAATATTTTTTATATTAATTTCTGAATTTTTGTTTTCTTCTTGATTTTTTTCTTTATTATCTTTATTTTTTTTCAGAGCATTATTTTTAGAATTTACCTCTTCTTTTAAAGTCTCCATAGCTCTCCTTTCGTAAATAACTCAAATTATATTT includes these proteins:
- a CDS encoding DUF1003 domain-containing protein — protein: METLKEEVNSKNNALKKNKDNKEKNQEENKNSEINIKNIRRNVDLKKEKPLKSILENIERDEKAREIIIRRLLDQKVSKDIKEEEAKTISGKLSNFLANIVGSKTFILVLTIFVVAWFVYNISHFKENKDTLSLVNIGLSGVMMLFSSLIILGQNRKKRLEEKKSENDYKVNLKNEIVIEDLHYKLDEMLKKQEEISDRVSSLEGNPEPMRKRSEKKYKFIDIVDK
- a CDS encoding YdcF family protein, whose product is MKLKNIRIIKIFLGVFLLFFLLTEFLIIREYLNDYNERNQRKKMDYVIVLGGKLYGEVPSNSLKNRIIVAVKYLLENKDTKVVVTGGKGPGEKITEAKAMEKELIKNGINQKRIIVEDKSRNTVQNFKYSLLKIKEDKSLDISKKKKILIVTNDYHMYRAKKIARATGLEKEGFEIYGLPAKTPIIAAPKAYLREFLSNVKFWIFGINQD
- a CDS encoding cupin domain-containing protein, yielding MNIFEIEKIPETEEILEILAQGDNVRIERILSNGQTTDWMIQDEKEFVVLLQGNATIEFDDREIHLSKGDTLMINEKEKHRVSYTSESPICIWFCVFFS
- a CDS encoding citrate/2-methylcitrate synthase — encoded protein: MKTDFINELGVMFTENNSISDDIYNKLNVKRGLRNKNGTGVLVGLTKIGSVLGYSIDKDGKKIPADGKLYYRGISIEKLVSLFKKEKTFCFEKTIFLLLFGKVPSNFELKMFISTLKEYQHLPDEFIEDFILRKPSTDIMNQLQRSVLCLYTLDENPDDVSLSNLIDQSLNLIAKFPSLLVYCYQACNYKHFNKSLIIHNPVEEYSIAQNVLHMLRSDNQFTELEAEVLDLILVIHAEHGGGNNSTFTSHVVSSTRTDTYSSISASIGALKGPMHGGANSMVTKMVEDIKKNTNPYDEVKLKEYLKKIFNKEVFDKKGRIYGMGHAVYTISDPRAVLLKKKAYELAKEKNALEEFELFSNIEKLTKEIGKETKGKNFEICANVDLYSGFVYKLLNIPQNIFTPLFALARIASWNAHRMEQILVDKKLIRPAYKAIDEDGNVLL
- the ybaK gene encoding Cys-tRNA(Pro) deacylase produces the protein MKEKKIKTNALRILDKQKIEYEIHTYEWSEGTSSGLGVAEKLPELADRIFKTIVLKGKTKNLHVCVIPGAAHLDLKKVAKACGEKNIELLPLSELEKNTGYIRGGCSPVGMKKKYDTFFDESALKFEKIIVSAGKRGLQMEADTQKLIEVTDGKVADLLSETEGIF